One window of Paenibacillus albicereus genomic DNA carries:
- a CDS encoding LTA synthase family protein: MNRPLSFGQRREGRSLFAGLFLLLLLKLQWMRMELFGGIEPLALAADALSLLALLGLFELATPRRGKGPAYWAFNLVLSTLLFAVTLYFKNFGTVATYTALGNLGQVLGVRESVKGTIRPLDYLYFADLAAFAAVWAARRRRGSAPDGRRSLYKPLAAVLCLAGAAGSLWFVREAEATKSELAQAESVGLFNYQVVSAIKSYEEDKEIASGSIADTIAQTKALQASYPYGGAGAGGTPDGFGAMRGMNLIVVQLEAFQNFPIRLKLGDQEVTPVLNRLVDEGWYAPHFFQQIGQGNTSDAEFIANTSIYPTGTIAMSTGYGNRRLPSLPRLLQQQGYSAYTFHINNVGFWDRNKLYPALGFDKYYDKPYFHNDHFNSFGASDEELYRTAVDKLSETAAEGGAFYAHLVTTSNHSPFRIPKDKQALTLPDELEGTVIGDYLQSVHYTDWAVGRLIDGLKEKGLWDRTALVLYGDHFGLQPQDTDPALIQEQLGIKYDKRVSRLNIPLVIRYPGQQPRTIENTGGQMDLLPTLANLLGIRPEDGGVLPFGRDLLNTGRNVIGMRYYLPTGSFLNDEILFVPDKGFEDGEAIDLDTLQPVADFSKHREDYEYMLQLMALSDDYVKLLPKR; this comes from the coding sequence ATGAATCGTCCCTTGTCCTTCGGACAGAGGCGGGAGGGAAGGAGCCTGTTCGCCGGGCTGTTCCTGCTGCTGCTGCTGAAGCTGCAATGGATGCGCATGGAGCTGTTCGGCGGCATCGAGCCGCTCGCGCTGGCCGCGGACGCGCTCTCGCTGCTCGCGCTGCTCGGCCTGTTCGAGCTGGCGACGCCGAGGCGGGGCAAGGGTCCGGCCTACTGGGCGTTCAATCTGGTCCTCTCCACGCTTCTGTTCGCGGTAACGCTCTATTTCAAGAACTTCGGCACGGTCGCGACCTACACGGCGCTCGGCAATCTGGGCCAGGTGCTCGGCGTGCGCGAGAGCGTGAAGGGCACGATCCGGCCGCTGGACTACCTGTACTTCGCCGATCTGGCAGCCTTCGCGGCCGTATGGGCCGCGCGCCGCAGGAGAGGCAGCGCCCCCGACGGACGCCGGAGCCTGTACAAGCCGCTCGCGGCGGTCCTCTGCCTGGCCGGCGCGGCCGGATCGCTGTGGTTCGTGCGCGAGGCGGAGGCGACCAAGAGCGAGCTGGCCCAGGCGGAGAGCGTCGGGCTGTTCAACTACCAGGTCGTAAGCGCGATCAAGTCCTACGAGGAGGACAAGGAGATCGCCTCCGGCAGCATCGCCGATACGATCGCGCAGACCAAGGCGCTCCAGGCCTCCTATCCGTATGGCGGCGCCGGAGCGGGCGGCACGCCGGACGGCTTCGGCGCCATGCGGGGCATGAACCTCATCGTCGTCCAGCTGGAAGCCTTCCAGAACTTTCCGATCCGGCTGAAGCTCGGCGATCAGGAGGTGACGCCGGTGCTGAACCGGCTCGTGGACGAGGGCTGGTACGCGCCGCATTTCTTCCAGCAGATCGGGCAGGGCAATACGTCCGACGCCGAGTTCATCGCCAATACGTCGATCTATCCGACCGGCACGATCGCGATGAGCACGGGCTACGGCAACCGCCGGCTGCCGAGCCTGCCGCGGCTGCTGCAGCAGCAGGGCTACAGCGCCTACACGTTCCACATCAACAACGTCGGCTTCTGGGACCGCAACAAGCTGTATCCGGCGCTCGGCTTCGACAAGTATTACGACAAGCCCTACTTCCATAACGATCATTTCAACAGCTTCGGCGCCTCGGACGAGGAGCTGTACCGGACGGCGGTGGACAAGCTGTCGGAGACGGCGGCGGAAGGCGGCGCCTTCTACGCGCATCTGGTCACGACGTCCAATCATTCCCCGTTCCGCATTCCGAAGGACAAGCAGGCGCTCACGCTCCCGGACGAGCTCGAGGGAACGGTCATCGGCGACTATTTGCAGTCGGTGCATTATACGGACTGGGCGGTCGGCCGCCTGATCGACGGGCTCAAGGAAAAAGGGCTTTGGGATCGGACGGCGCTCGTGCTGTACGGAGACCATTTCGGCCTGCAGCCGCAGGATACGGATCCGGCGCTGATCCAGGAGCAGCTCGGCATCAAGTACGACAAGCGGGTCAGCCGCCTCAACATTCCGCTCGTCATCCGCTATCCGGGCCAGCAGCCCCGCACGATTGAAAACACAGGCGGACAGATGGACCTGCTGCCGACGCTCGCCAACCTGCTCGGCATCCGGCCGGAGGACGGGGGCGTGCTGCCGTTCGGCCGGGATCTGCTCAACACCGGGCGGAACGTCATCGGCATGAGGTATTACTTGCCGACGGGATCGTTCTTGAACGACGAGATTCTGTTCGTCCCGGACAAAGGCTTCGAGGACGGAGAAGCGATCGACCTCGATACGCTGCAGCCGGTGGCGGACTTCTCCAAGCATCGCGAGGATTACGAGTACATGCTCCAGCTGATGGCGCTGTCCGACGATTATGTGAAGCTGCTGCCGAAACGTTGA
- a CDS encoding DUF350 domain-containing protein produces MIAVNLLVSIIVIIVLQLVGMLIFSWITPYKDLEELKRGNVAAGLAMGGKFLGTAILLGVASYTNHSIWYLMLWFAVGYVCLVLAYLVFELATPGFKVSQELQKGNVAVGILLAAVYVGTGFAISSLII; encoded by the coding sequence ATCATCGTCATCATCGTCCTTCAGCTCGTCGGAATGCTCATCTTCAGCTGGATCACGCCCTACAAGGATCTCGAGGAGCTGAAGCGGGGCAACGTCGCCGCCGGACTCGCGATGGGCGGCAAGTTCCTCGGCACGGCCATCCTGCTCGGGGTCGCCTCCTATACGAACCATTCGATCTGGTACTTGATGCTGTGGTTCGCGGTCGGCTATGTCTGCCTCGTGCTCGCCTATCTCGTCTTCGAGCTGGCGACGCCGGGCTTCAAGGTGTCCCAGGAGCTGCAAAAAGGAAACGTGGCGGTCGGCATCCTGCTCGCCGCCGTCTATGTCGGAACCGGCTTCGCAATCAGCAGCCTCATCATCTGA